One Styela clava chromosome 4, kaStyClav1.hap1.2, whole genome shotgun sequence genomic window, caattcagccactcgaaatatattggccttcacaaagcaatggaggcaaaattgagagttcatgagctatgaacttttgttcttttctttgttttgAGCTTttatactccacagcccctattaattttatttcaattaccatgtgatggtcatacatatcttcaACTTGTAtgttctgtcatgatgtattatctcaatgtgtcaaactattaattagtgtgcatatttagtttccagatgacataaatgtattgtcttgtttattacctcagctttgagtattgacaagaaaaaggtgccagtaaattacgtgaaattttttttaactctttgttataatcagaattcacaattaataggaattataaacagccaacaatcaatgagaattatatgcaaaatcccccagaataaatttgtcttctaaaatcggaggaaggcaaaacatatataggtagtttccatccacacaagtctttcaagaagacttactcgagccaaactaaatgagcatcgtcaggtgatcggtaaggctgaaagttgaatcagccctgaacctcctgcatagaagataatattaaatagTGGGCTATGAgataaattcctaaatttaaacaaaccaatCTACggggcattatgtaccagcaatgttacccacgattaactgaatatgtaatatgtctaataaattcaccaactaaagcaagttcgataggtgcaaactctgtgttatggaattgtatcacagcaccgttaaaagaagtaaaaacagttttgctgttttgtatgacaccctctttaaatgaaatttcaatgtttaagcgcaaacattaaaattactatctttgaactttgtcattatctgcaaaatgttccacacaaatctttacagTATCgtgtttgtaatcttctctgataaaaaaaaaacgtctatgatgtccagaattactctttacagctagcttgtctgccattccagctttccaagtgagcaaaacttcttagatataatgattattttctttcgtcacaGACGCAAGAAGGCAGATACTACAGGTAAAAAAGGCGCCAGGTAGCAAAAGCGAacggaaaacggtcgcgaaaggaGACGATAactatgtgcattggagcgtatcatgaaatacaatctttagcCTGTAGTcgtatggagtgacgtcagagttgcccatcatgttgtttaatgtcattggatAAATttatgtcgatcgtcaattataaagaaaatagacatggcgagttagctctctctctccctctctGCTCGCAATCAACGactgttaggataggataggataggatttacatatttatcccgggggagaggaaagccgataagacggcttatccatatggcgaaccacggcctctcgtccggttaccattccaagtcgggtatgggattagtttttactgtattgtttgtttttcggaagcatggacttggtggtggaggaagccgtaaccgaccagcggttacgtgaaccacccaacgacggcgaggagtccagcaatcctctcgcacataaccatccctgcatgggattcgaacctgcgaacccacgcagagtaattagaggtgcggtggcgagcgtattcctaacgcttagcccgttgagccacaccgccgctgTTAGAATAAAATGAGACTGCCGGTAGCCAAATagaacttttgatatatttagcgtTGTTGTTGATTTAGTGCTCATACAATCaattaatatgatgatatatttagcatgcttagatgaaaatgataagttgAGACATCCTTTGCGCgtcgagtaccggtaccgtacggtaccggtaccggtatgccttcCGATATATAAGCGTTTTCTTGTCACGTTGTTACCATTTGCATAGTAGGTATTGTAACCAAACacatttattttgatatatttatccTTATTATTGAAGTTGTTAGTATAAACAGCCACCTTTCCATCTCCCATTACAAGAAGAGCCTCCGCACAATTGCAGGCTAACCCGTTAAccgccgtcgcatggcgagttagcccccatggcgagttagccgtCAGCCCTGGGAAATTGTGGGCTAGAGTAACTTTGGTGAAATATCAGGGTTGCAGCTTGCAGGGGCATCTGGCAGGCTGGGCATTGTTCTGGCTGGGGTTTAGTGAAGTGAACGCCGTACCGGTAACTGCTCAAACAATGCCAAACTAAAATGTGACATGCCATTTTAATGTAATTACCACAAAAGTTTgtgccggtaccggtacagcgTTATGACGAAGAAAGAAAAAAGCCTTTATTTCAAATCAAGCCTCGCAGCCTACCGGTACTCAATTTTCAACTACAGAACTAGGCAGGTATGTCAGTGCCGTTTATTGTAATGTGTTTGCGCAAGacaaacttttatatttttttttcatttttagcaGATATTTGGGTTGtattttcacatcacatttttgtttagcATGATTTACAGTATGCAGTTGCGGCTGTACAGCGTTTAATTTACAAGACTCTTGTTCAGTTGTCTGGTTGTTGGAATCGAGAACTAATTTATAGCTtcataatcaataatattttttaactaCAGTTTGGTAAAATAATTTAGACATAGATTCTTCACAGTTCCTTTTTCAGTCAAAATTATATTGTTCCCATTCAACTTATCAATTTAACAAAGTTCAAAATGATGAATTTCCTCGGTAATGAGCTTGAATCGTGCAGCGAAAGCACAGCCGCAGCAGTTTGCGACGCCACTGGTCGTGTTCCGAGTAACGGGCAGCAATTTCATAATGATGTGCACTCGAAAGAAGCATTTTCTTTGATGAATCAACTCCGCAAAAATCGGGTTATGTGTGATGTTCTTCTTGTTGCCGAGGGAGCAGAAGTCCCAGTTCATAAACTAATAATGGCTTCAGTTTCTCCCTATTTTATGGCTATGTTTGGTGGAAAAATGTCTGAGTGTCGAGCCGATCGTGTAAAATTAAACGGAATAAATGGTGACGCTTTGAAAGAGCTTGTGGAATATGTCTACACTGCTCAAATTGAAATTACAGAAGAAAACGTCCAGAATCTCCTTCCTGCTGCAAGTTTATTGGAACTAACCTACGTTCGAGAGTCATGTTGTTTCTTTCTCCAATCACAATTACACCCCACAAATTGTCTTGGAATTCGTCAGTTTGCGGATATCCATGCTTGCACTGATCTACATGATCAAGCAAAGTCGTTCACAGAACAACATTTCACTGATGTCGTACACGGTCAGTTGATAGTGGAAAGTGTTTGGTAGGAGTCGGGAGTCATTCTCCAagtagaacagtggttctcaaacgatgtGGTGCATCCCATAAGGGGGTTGatcgtagacaatttttgagagGAGGTGAagctaaataaaaaatatttgttagatttgatcttgccggCCTTATTTCAGAGAATTCAAAATGGAAATCCCGCATTCTTTCCAAATCTTGATAAAGCATGCGAAAACATACTAAAAacgtttcatttatttcattatttacgctCCATCCacttattttcaacatgtttttgtGAATAAAGCATACTTTCTTCTTACTATCTTTTATTTGCAGCTAaatgttagctagttatttttgaggtggggtgcgCGACTTGACAAAAGGGGGGcacggcttaaaatgtttgagaaccactgttattGAATATACTTAATCTCAGATGGATTTTGATGTTTGATTTCTTTTAGGCCTTCCTGATAAATTGTTTTTGAATTCACAGGTGAAGAGTTTCACAATTTGTCTTGCGAACAAGTATGCGATCTCATTAACAGCGATCGTTTGTCCGTGGCGTCAGAGGAAAAAGTTTTCGAAGCTGTCATAAGCTGGGTTAAGAGTGGAATTGGAGACAGGTTAGTTGAAATTAGTTTAGGTTTTTTTAGCTATTGTTAGCCATGATGACGAATATAGCTTACAATTCCTAATTCATTCTAAaacattaattttgaatattgaatataatctGAATTAGTTTGTTTGAAGTGCAGgcactttttttttatactacACATATTCATGACTCTCATTTCCAACAAGGTCCTATACAAGGAGCCACTGTCatctatttaaatttattgcacCCCAAGTGAGGTGGGGTGCGCCTTAGAATTTTTTGGTCTCGGTCAGATGTTACTTGctgtaataaaattttaatcagattcaaaaatatattttattgaacgCGTAAATATCCGCTATCCGCTTCGACCAGTAGTTCTCAACCTTTCttctttcgtggcccatttttgtTGCACAAATATTTCGTGGCCCATTAAATTTTATCACGCAAaagataaaatacaaataaatactttcaaGAAAATACTTTCACTTTACTAATCAGAATGAAAATTACCCCTCAGTAGCGAAATACAGCATCAGCATTCATTgctgctacaatcaaaatttaactATAGTGACGCAAATGAAACggtatttatcaataactctagCAGTTTTTAACGGGTTTGTGCCCCACTTGGAAATGTTGCTATGGCCCAGAAGTGGGCCATGAACCACTGTTTGAGAACCAGTTGTTTAGACATTTCAGCTAGAGAGTAATATTATCTGCAGATTCGTTCACCATATTttacattcaaaatattttgcaatatatatgCACAATTCCCCAGAGTTCGAGCAATCAATATTTCAATACATTTACTGGCGTTACTGTCTAGTAATTGATACATTTTGTCTTGTGCTTGTCTCAGGGAAGTCAATAAACTAATAACATGTCGAGAATGCAATTATATTGGATTTTTAGGCAATTATCAATACATACTTGGCCCATACTTGGTATGTAATTGGTGGAGTATTGTGAAGCTATCAGGTATTTGAGAGTGGAAATGTTGGTATTATTCCCAAATTTCAGTATTGTAGCCttcaaacatttcaaattcCAAATAGTTTGTTCCAAATGAGGTAAAAAATAAAGGGATGTGCaatatttcagatatatttgatatttcatacCCAGGAAATGAAATATCAGAATGTATTTGTAATAGAAAAGCAATGGCTTCGACCAATCCCTGATCCCCTTCTAACAACTAGTTATTTATTCGATATGATTAACACAAATTGGCATCGATCGAGTTTGAGAATAAAATTGCTGAGTTATAGAGTAAAGAGTTAAAGTATTTGAAATCGGTTGGTCAGaaattatttagtttttatatgtGTGCATAAACAGGTATTATAGCAATAATAAAGAACTAAAAATATTGGTAACACAAATACAATGCAAAATCCCTTCCTATTTCGGAAACGCATGGATCGACAATATTCAGTATTATCAAATTCAATTTCTGTATATGTTTTTATAAATACGTCCcattgtgaaaaatatttatttttatttgtcataaACAGCCACAGATAATATTTCATaatgtattcaaaattcaattttgaccATTCTTATATGTAGATTTGTACTGCTGTGTGTTCACCATATATGagtcaaataaatattcaaaatgaatgtGTAATTTTATGCTTTATGTTGCCCTCTACGGACGATATGGTCCGTGACAGAACCCCTGCCTTGTTCAGAATGAAACTCCACAAGTTTCATTCTAAAGAAAAACCTTCCTCGCATAAATGCTTAAAATCAATGAATAATCTTGTACCTCATGTTACCGTCTACTTATTGACAACTCTTGTCCTAATCTCCGTAAGATCAATAGGTTTCTCAGATATAATCTGGATTAGGGATATGTGAGGTCTCAGTTTTaacgaaatttaaaatttaatgttattctTAATTTCTCGTGCAGTAAGTGTACTGAAACGAATAGAATATTTCAAGCTAATTGAATTAGGATACtcctgtaccaggttagggttaggccataattttattctgaatttctttattttagttatattacgagtttggtGACTGTCcctgttaaccaagtgaatatacataccccctgcccataggtttcagcctctttacacaacttgatgtaaagtaggcgaacaaaattagttacttccatattagtacacatacttttggagcgccggATTTACGGTAGTTATATTCAACATTTCAATAAATCCTTGATTTTAGAAAGGGATTTAGAATAGTTTTGTTTGAATAATTATCATTCTTAGCAATTGAAGTATACCAATATCACCAAAAGATTTCTgaataactgaataattaccTCCAAACAAGGCTCCTTATAAGCAGACACTAGTTAAGGAGCGGATATTTCCGTGAGCATAGACTTTCTATTTTATTCCAGTAATAATAACCCATCAGCAATAAATCAACAATGACAtaaataacaattgaaatttctgCAGCTGCCCAAACACATCTTTGGCACATCTTGTCATTATGTCTGCTCAGGAATATTAGTTCAGTGGTAATGCTAAAAAATtagggtacttccgtagtatgtgaaccaagatggcggacaccgtaaccGGTATGTTtgccaggttaggtttaggccataatttaggtacaaatactacgagagtcactctgctagtccctgaactcgtagtagaaataaaataaggataattggaataaaatggGAAGCGTTGCTCAATAAACGAGTTAGCTACTAAACTCATACATACTCATACACATTCAAGATCAATCTTTCATCCCAATTCATTATCATTTTTCAGGGCCGATCTGATGCCTTCATTATTAGAACACGTCCGACTCCCACTACTTTCCCGTGAATTTCTTGTCGAGCGAGTAGAGCAAGaaacactgattaaaaacaacaacgCATGCAAGGACTATCTAATAGAAGCAATGAAATACCATCTCTTGAACTCAGATCAACGTGCTCTCATGTCTAACCCGAGGACAAGACCTAGAGTTCCACCAGGtctgtattttgtaaattttttcaatttgctccATATCACAGCTGATAGAGGCACGCACCCATTGGgaagttaggataggataggatttacatatttatcccgagggagagaaaagccgataagacggcttaatcatatggcgaactacggcctctcgtccggttaccagtccacttcgggtatggaattagttagccaggtgtttgttttcggaagcatggacttgatggtggaggaaagacttaaccgaccagcggttacgtgaaccaccctacggcggcaaggagtccagcaatcctctcgcacacgATCATCTCcacatgagattcgaacctgcgatcccacgaagggtaatcagagatgcggtggcgagcgtagcacgatgagccacaccgccaagcCAGGTTGAATCTCACCCTtgttcaaaatgtgaacaaagcatttttctgtatcatacatagcaatttgtCGTAGCTTAAAACTCTCTTCAGACCCTCAAGACTTGAAAACCCACATTTTTACCCTAGCTATAATGTTAGGCGCGGAAGCAGAGCTGATTTTATATTTCTCTTTACAATTGAACACCACATACTTCTTACTTTCATAATGGGATTTGTAATCTACCAATCAAATTATCACTAGAATGATAAACAGaaggccatgagtgctaaaagccttcGAAAGTGGTTCACAagcataaaaggttgggaaccactatcCTATCTTATTTCCCCACCCCTCAAAAAACTAAATTAATGACACTAAATCGTCACAGGTCTCTCAAAAGTTCTCTATGTTGTCGGCGGCCAAGCACCGAAAGCAATAAGATCTGTGGAAAGTTTTGATTACAAGGAGGAAAGCTGGAAGCATGTTGCTGAAATGTCTACAAGAAGGTAAGTTTGCtaaaaataaaaagcatttcaaggtAAAATAGGTTTTTCATTTGTGATGTTTTAAAAAGAGAATTTATAGATTAAGAAAATAGAGCAATATGTTGATAGTTgttcaattttccctatttccAAGAACTGGGGCTCTGTGGGAATTTAAAAACGAATAAAAGCAATAGTCTTACTGGGGGCGATTTCATTTTTAACTACTTAGATTAGGTTTCGAATTTGCACTTTGAAAACAGTATTTTAATAGATACAAAAATCACGGgactgattttttttaattgacaTTTTGATAATCTTCAAAAATCAGTGGTTAGTACACAAGCGGTTCATAAACATAAGAATGGAGCAATAGTTCTGGATGCCCCAACcaatcaataattattattttggtattttgtttctcaaaacttttttgaccgcgggccgggtatgactcaaattgtgttgaaacgggccggatgaatatttttgtcaatgcaatacaataaattcacaaatgttgggaatatcgcagaatatagaacgagaacatcctaggaaaaaaattaacaagatttctatatctagacaattatcctgagtttagctgttatcaaaacgttgctgtcatgaattagaaatgttacgaaatccgcggcaaaaaatgtacgcatcacgtctgctcgtaaatatatactactacggtctgCTAATTACCGTTACGCCGGGTTAAAATACctctcataaaaacgactatctgctgtagcttggaattctatgaaattttgacataatttagataaaataaacaactattatctggtatttgattttttttttattagcgcataaatttcccaacattcgacgcttttaaaaattacgctccagttatacgtagtgcaaattaatgatattgtctatggacaccaataaaatgtatgtggacgtgtgtatttctttcttaacttgatacaatttttatgaagttcgtacaatcagcacatcgttaattattacccacaatgaaccactgtcaaactatcatgcacaactccagcgtttatttgcgacgatctttcggcggtgtcagtgaccgttgccagaataaaattctgaaatagtctcaatataccatagatgtgacgcacatggaaagattagtgattgatatgtgttatttttccatatttagttcagttcttatcaaaaaagtaatacaatcattacggaaaaaattggcctgtcgggcggtactaaaattccgatatctccgttatttcttgaccgtttattataaacttggtattgttttctattttcactcagatctttccactggagcagtttttatttaaatcggatggacttcaattttttgtaactaacatacctacatgaatatccgcattaaagcagtacaaaagttagtgtggcttttgaaattggagcagtacgcgagggattacagtactgcacaaaatgcacattcgacgtttattttagcacaaaaaacaaacagtttcgtcgaaagcacgcgccacgagtgtacaagtgtttcgcagaaaacgttacgtactggtagcattcaaagtcgcataaacgaagttttgtttacaaccacgactgaaaatatgtcagggtgacaaaagtgtctgagcggacgcggaaaggcctattattacgtcacttttttgcatcttgccgattggccaatgttacgaaataaacaaagacgacgatgctcgtgaaaatctcccatggaaaaaaatttagccatttttgtgtgttattgcggaccggataaaatgacgccgcgggccggataaaatgacgtcgcgggccggatccggcccgcgggccgtagtttggtgacccctgaacTAGATTGTCATGGTGACTAATTTAGTCACAATATGATCCCTGTTTCACGGAATGCTCGGAGGGAGCTCGCAGAACACAGTTTGTGAAACGCCACTCTAATACCAAGTGTTATACAAGGTGTACATAAacggcctatttcaaattaAGGACTTTGACGTGCCACATGCGACTAATGACAGGCGTATAGAGGTATATTAAAtgaagttgaaatattaaataaacactGATAAAATAAAGCAAACCTGGTTAAGAATAAGATACATTAAAAACtgattttatgataaaattgaaattgtaaaagaacCTTATGAGCACCATGTGATCTCATAATCAAACAGAGCCGaagttaatttcaaattttataacaGCTCATTAAAAACACTTGTCACTATTATGTTGGGGGCAATAATTCAAAGCGGGTTGTATATGAACATATGACAAGTGTAAATACACCCATACGGTTTGTATTTGTCTGACAATTATCTTGTTGCTAAGCTATTATTTGCGCAATCGATTCATGTGTACAAATATTCTATATTAGCTATTGTAGTCATATTATAAAGATATCTAAtatgatttgaaattaattatatgcgattcttgattttagaaaaaaaataggATACTCACTAATGGTATGACCAAAGAGCAACTCCATTTGATTTTGAAACTGTAAAAAAGTTAACAAATCTTAAACCGAAAACTTATTGAATATACATTGCATGTGACCAAATTGAGATACTCTGTATTAGAAAATATGACCACCGAGTTAAGTGGAACCTTCTCACTTTCCAATATTGATTGATATTGTggaaaattattcatttattccATTTCTATCATTCAAAGTTATTCTAGAACAGCGTTTCTTAAACTATGTTCTGCAGAACATCTGCGGAACTTTTTCGCAGTGTTCTGTCAGACAGGAATCGAAAGGCATCGAAATTGCGACTAAATCGCCGATATTTCACACACATTCTGAACAAATATTCTTAATTGGTGGGGGCAGGTTTGTGGGTGAGAGTTTCCCTGcgcacaaataaattaatatggcaagacattttatttgttacaatcggccatggattgaatatttcacaacAAAAGATTGAATACTTCCTGAAAAAACAAGCTCATTTAACGAGTGTCGTTTTCACTTGGAATATATCATTGGAAATCCCCCCTCTCTGAAAATCTTGTCTGTGCCTGTGTTTGTATTATATGAGTTTGTTTAGGAAACACAAGAAATATGCAGATAAAACAGCGATTTAATTGGTTTAATTTTTACAGATTTGAGAAATCATTGAGTGGGGCTTAAGTCCTACCTCATACGGTGCGATTTCAAAAGcccaaaatgataatttttcaaacttgtTCCTGAAATCAAGATTTAAAACATTGACtataattttgaattcattGAGTTCATTTTGAATATCCCATCGTTAATTGCATCCATAGTTACAACATCATATTAAATTTCAGATGCAGAGCAGGAGTTTCAGTTTACCAAGGCCATATTTGGGCTGTTGGGGGTTTCAATGGCTCTTTGCGAGTTCGTACCGTGGATATATACGACCCAATCAAAGACTGTTGGACCAGTGGACCTCATATGGAAGCGCGCAGATCAACACTAGGTGCCGCTGTTCTAGGCGGTATGCTGTACGCTGTAGGAGGATTCGATGGTTCTacaggtatttgtttgtttatttattttagctaTGAACTCCCaaagtgtgtgaaccaagatggcggacactggaacgtagtatgtgtaacagattagggttaggccataatttcaagtacaaatactatgagagtcacttggctaatccttgaactaaaatagggaaaattggaataaatttatggctgAACTGATACACACTATGATGGGTGTCTGCCATCTAGGTTCACATACggtacttcgggagtaccaaatgcTCTACACAAGAATTCACATAAATGTGGAGCACTACATTCcgaaatgattgaaatttttcacatttgGCTAAGTCTTTTTTATGAGACATTTTTACTCTAAAAATAAGAGAAAACTGATAGTTTTGTTTCATTAAACTCTAAGGCACCATTGAAAGATTGTGTATGGTTCCCCCTTTTCCTTGGAGCCCTAACCACTTGCTTATTTTGCTTAATAGGTAATCCAGTACTGGGTGGAGGCGTGATAATTGAATCCAACGCTCTATCCACTTTGCGTCAAATCTTGCAATCACCAAATTTATTATACATATTAGATATAGAATCAATGACATTGGCAGGATGAATTCCGGTACCTATCAAGCTGTTAGGCAGCCATTGCTGTTATTCCTTAATTAAATAATGATAACTCATTTCAGGTCTGAACTCAACTGAAGTTtttgatgcgaaattgaatgaATGGCGAACGTGCACTCCGATGAATACTCGACGTAGCAGCGTCGGGGTAGGAGTTGTTGGATTTCTATTATACGCTGTCGGCGGTTATGACGGGGTTTCTCGTAATTGCCTATCATCAGTCGAATGCTTCAGCCCTCATACAAAAGAATGGGTTTTTGTGGCGGAAATGAGCACGCGACGTAGTGGAGCTGGCGTTGGCGTTATTGACGGACTCTTATATGCTGTTGGGGGTCATGATGGCCCTCTTGTAAAAAAGAGTGCGGAAGTGTATAACCCTGCAACAGACCATTGGGAGCCTATTGCTGACATGAATATGTGTCGTCGTAACGCAGGTGTTGCGGCCGTTAATGGACTTTTGTATGTGGTAGGAGGGGACGATGGGTCTTCGAATTTGGTAACAGTCGAATGTTACAACCCAAAAATGAATGTTTGGTGCCTTTTGCCCACGACTATGAGCACAGGGCGCTCTTATGCTGGTGTGGCCGTAATTGATAAGATGAGTATATGAACATTATGTCTTAATTGATAATACTTCATGACTAGCATCAACAAATTACTTTATGTGATCAAAATAACCTCATTGCAATTTTAAACAGTTGTTTTGAATCTAACATGGCTTCATCCAGGCTGGCCGACACCATGGCCGTAATCCCGAAATTTAGCGGTTCTTAACTGGGGGCTGGGTCAACCCAAGGGCAGCTGAAGGCGGGCTGCAATGTTCatcgcaaaactgattttacttatCCTTTTACAAGAACCCCCCCTTCCcagttcttcctagtttcattgcttgagggtatttcacagggtgtttccattttgttgagcatgaattgtttaaacGTAATGCAATTTGGAATCTACAAATcagaaaaacaatataaataccactggaatgataaacaggggagccaagagtgctaaaagcctccagaAGGGGACCACAATCCCTAATAGGTTGAGAGCCACTGTCGTAATTGATGAGATGTATATATGATTATTGTGGAGATAAAAAGATTATCTATATCTGGAATTCTTCATATGTCATCAACAAATTACTATATGTAATCAAAAGAATCACCTCATCATGATTTTTAAAGGCTGTTTCATATCAGACATCGTGGTTGTAGATGATAAGATATGagttataataaaaatacatcttTATGCAGAATACTTGtaagcagtgttccctctaatttttgtagtatgtgtgcgcagaaattttggtgtctgcgtacttttttggaaatgactaatatttgtgcaaaaaccaatgaagaaattttggcgttctaactaGGTAacgggtgggccaacaacaaactttctcaacatgccaaccgagaacattgttacattacatcggaatacgtctgtgcgcagtaaatctatgcgtgtgcgcagcctctgaaagctgtgtgcgcgcgcacacgcgcacaccttagagggaacactgcttgTAAGCATCCCAAAGTTCCATTTGTGATCCACTTATTCGTGTTCCACTTATTTGTGATTATCGAAAGGCAAATTACTCATTAGGTGTTTGATAGAAAAGTTCATGAAAAATTTTCCTACAAGTTAATGTACAAAGCCAGTCTTGAGCCCCATTGTCGTTGTTGGGACGAGTTTTTTGAAactgaaaaaatcaattttctccATAACTAATGAACTGATTTTCAGCCTTTACGAGGAAGCTATTACGTTTACTTTTTTAAATCTTCTCCAAGTCCTGTAAGATCTATATTTCACTAAAATTTTGCCGTTTTAGTATGCAATGcaactcaatattttttttatttttatc contains:
- the LOC120325665 gene encoding kelch-like protein 3; protein product: MMNFLGNELESCSESTAAAVCDATGRVPSNGQQFHNDVHSKEAFSLMNQLRKNRVMCDVLLVAEGAEVPVHKLIMASVSPYFMAMFGGKMSECRADRVKLNGINGDALKELVEYVYTAQIEITEENVQNLLPAASLLELTYVRESCCFFLQSQLHPTNCLGIRQFADIHACTDLHDQAKSFTEQHFTDVVHGEEFHNLSCEQVCDLINSDRLSVASEEKVFEAVISWVKSGIGDRADLMPSLLEHVRLPLLSREFLVERVEQETLIKNNNACKDYLIEAMKYHLLNSDQRALMSNPRTRPRVPPGLSKVLYVVGGQAPKAIRSVESFDYKEESWKHVAEMSTRRCRAGVSVYQGHIWAVGGFNGSLRVRTVDIYDPIKDCWTSGPHMEARRSTLGAAVLGGMLYAVGGFDGSTGLNSTEVFDAKLNEWRTCTPMNTRRSSVGVGVVGFLLYAVGGYDGVSRNCLSSVECFSPHTKEWVFVAEMSTRRSGAGVGVIDGLLYAVGGHDGPLVKKSAEVYNPATDHWEPIADMNMCRRNAGVAAVNGLLYVVGGDDGSSNLVTVECYNPKMNVWCLLPTTMSTGRSYAGVAVIDKMSI